The Chitinophagales bacterium genome window below encodes:
- a CDS encoding sensor histidine kinase, translated as MKHATLQKIALLASLIIALITFAQLLIIHFIFYPLTWLMIILLSVFSFVASYVVIYFLVDSFVYRRIKVLYKNIHQLKTGKQQIQPINEQDPISEVEQEVKNYSINKSAEIAELKKMEQYRKEFLGDVSHELKTPIFNTQGYIETLLNGAINDDKVNISYLKKASKNLDRLNSIVEGLLVIAQKESDQLKLNKTKFDIIALTQEVIENNEVLADNRDISVKFKKETAKNKQVFADKEQIEIVLNNLINNAIKYGKEDGTVLIGVYDMEENILLEVTDNGPGIEQKYLPRLFDRFFRVDKHRSRVEGGNGLGLSICKHIMDAHGQSIHVRSTIGVGTTFGITLSKA; from the coding sequence ATGAAACATGCCACATTACAAAAGATAGCCTTATTAGCATCTTTAATAATAGCTTTAATAACCTTTGCCCAGTTGCTTATTATCCATTTTATTTTTTACCCACTTACATGGTTAATGATAATATTGCTCTCCGTTTTTTCTTTTGTTGCCAGCTATGTGGTTATCTATTTTTTAGTAGATAGTTTTGTGTATAGAAGAATAAAAGTACTGTACAAAAACATACATCAATTAAAAACCGGCAAACAGCAAATACAACCCATAAACGAGCAAGACCCTATTAGCGAAGTAGAGCAAGAAGTAAAAAACTACAGCATTAATAAATCGGCAGAGATAGCGGAACTTAAAAAAATGGAGCAATACCGCAAAGAATTTTTAGGAGATGTGAGCCATGAACTTAAAACACCTATTTTTAACACACAAGGATACATAGAAACGCTACTTAATGGAGCTATAAATGATGATAAAGTAAACATAAGTTACCTTAAAAAAGCATCAAAAAATTTAGATAGATTAAATTCTATAGTAGAAGGATTGTTAGTTATAGCTCAAAAAGAATCTGACCAACTTAAATTAAATAAAACAAAATTTGATATTATAGCTTTAACTCAAGAAGTAATAGAAAATAATGAAGTGCTGGCTGATAATAGAGATATAAGCGTAAAATTTAAAAAAGAAACCGCTAAAAATAAACAAGTTTTTGCCGATAAAGAACAAATAGAAATAGTGCTTAACAACCTGATAAACAATGCTATAAAATATGGAAAAGAAGATGGTACAGTATTAATAGGTGTGTATGATATGGAAGAAAATATATTGTTAGAGGTAACAGATAATGGTCCAGGAATAGAACAAAAATATCTACCCCGCCTTTTTGATAGATTTTTTAGAGTTGACAAGCACCGCTCAAGAGTAGAAGGAGGCAATGGCTTAGGACTATCTATTTGTAAGCACATTATGGATGCCCACGGACAAAGCATACACGTGCGTAGCACTATAGGCGTAGGCACTACTTTTGGCATTACGCTTAGTAAGGCTTAA
- a CDS encoding glycosyltransferase: MQKLLIIGRTFPEPNTTATGKRMMQLIAFFQQNNYAITFSSTAQPTKYSIDLKEIGISVQQIELNNASFDEFIKTLQPNIVLFDRFISEEHFGWRVAEKVPNAIRILDTEDLHFLREAREISLKKKQPINLFSALSQREIASIYRCDVSLIISEYEMDLLKKEFNIKDNILHYLPFLVNENAIKSTNELPSFKERQHFISVGNFLHAPNLDAVVWLKKDIWEKIKNELPNAELHIYGAYVPQQVQEFHNKKEGFIVKGWAKDIDTVMQHAKACLAPLRFGAGLKGKLLDALLNGTPAITTTEGAEGMYGDFNAPGVVAEKPIKFIEKAIELYSNEEKWTESIAQREEILKNRFGKQQFQELLKNKITQLNNNIESHRNKNFVGRILNNNAHNSLKYMSKWIEEKNKLANRQQTN; the protein is encoded by the coding sequence ATGCAAAAACTATTGATTATAGGACGCACTTTCCCTGAGCCAAATACTACGGCTACCGGCAAAAGAATGATGCAATTGATTGCGTTTTTTCAGCAAAACAATTATGCAATAACTTTTTCTTCTACTGCTCAGCCGACAAAATATAGTATTGATTTAAAAGAAATAGGTATTTCTGTTCAGCAAATTGAACTCAACAATGCTTCTTTTGATGAATTTATAAAAACATTACAACCTAACATTGTACTTTTTGATAGATTTATAAGCGAAGAGCATTTCGGTTGGCGTGTGGCAGAAAAAGTACCAAATGCCATAAGAATATTAGATACAGAAGATTTACATTTTTTGCGTGAAGCAAGAGAAATATCTTTAAAAAAGAAACAGCCTATTAATTTGTTTTCTGCACTATCGCAAAGAGAAATAGCCAGTATTTACCGTTGTGATGTAAGCTTAATTATTTCAGAATATGAAATGGATTTGCTTAAAAAAGAGTTTAATATTAAGGACAACATACTACACTACTTGCCATTTTTAGTAAATGAAAATGCTATAAAAAGTACTAATGAATTGCCAAGTTTTAAAGAAAGGCAACATTTTATAAGCGTAGGCAATTTTTTGCATGCTCCAAATTTAGATGCCGTAGTTTGGCTTAAAAAAGATATTTGGGAAAAGATAAAAAACGAACTACCTAATGCAGAATTGCATATTTATGGAGCTTATGTTCCTCAGCAAGTGCAAGAATTTCATAATAAAAAAGAAGGCTTTATAGTAAAAGGCTGGGCAAAAGATATAGATACAGTAATGCAGCATGCCAAAGCGTGTTTAGCACCTTTGCGTTTTGGTGCAGGCTTAAAAGGAAAATTGTTAGATGCTCTACTCAATGGAACGCCCGCTATTACCACTACAGAAGGAGCAGAAGGAATGTATGGCGATTTTAATGCACCCGGAGTAGTAGCAGAAAAACCTATAAAATTTATAGAAAAAGCTATAGAACTATATAGTAATGAAGAAAAATGGACTGAAAGTATAGCTCAAAGAGAAGAAATTTTAAAAAATAGGTTTGGGAAACAGCAATTTCAAGAATTACTCAAGAACAAAATAACTCAACTAAACAACAATATAGAAAGCCACAGAAACAAAAATTTTGTAGGGCGAATATTAAATAACAACGCACACAATAGCCTAAAATATATGAGCAAGTGGATAGAGGAGAAGAATAAATTAGCAAACCGCCAGCAGACTAATTAG
- a CDS encoding phosphoribosylaminoimidazolesuccinocarboxamide synthase translates to MSNTLPSTSFQFNKQTKVYNGKVRDVYTVGDKLVVVATDRISAFDHILPKPIPFKGQVLNQIAAHFLEATKDIVPNWVEQVPHANVTIGKKCEPIRLEMVIRGYLAGHAWRTYKSGLRELCGEKLAEGLKENDKLPEPIITPATKAEEGHDEDISKTDILKRGIVTAEQWEILEKYTRALFAKGTAMAAERGLILVDTKYEFGLYNGKIILIDEIHTPDSSRYFIKEGFEERQVKGEAQQHLSKEFVREWLMANGFQGKEGQQMPAMSEEVVNNISEKYIGLYAQITGNRFVKSSVSDIEEKVNRALA, encoded by the coding sequence ATGTCAAACACTTTGCCTTCTACATCATTTCAATTTAACAAACAAACTAAAGTATATAATGGTAAAGTTAGAGATGTTTATACCGTAGGAGACAAGTTGGTTGTAGTGGCTACAGATAGAATTTCTGCTTTTGACCATATTTTGCCTAAGCCAATTCCTTTTAAAGGGCAAGTGCTAAACCAAATAGCCGCACATTTTTTAGAAGCCACTAAAGATATTGTCCCCAACTGGGTAGAGCAAGTACCACACGCTAATGTAACTATAGGTAAAAAATGCGAACCTATAAGATTAGAAATGGTTATAAGAGGATATTTGGCAGGGCATGCTTGGCGTACCTATAAAAGTGGATTAAGAGAATTATGTGGCGAAAAACTGGCTGAAGGTTTAAAAGAAAATGATAAACTACCAGAGCCAATTATTACACCTGCCACTAAAGCAGAAGAAGGACATGACGAAGATATTTCTAAAACCGATATACTAAAAAGAGGAATTGTAACAGCCGAACAATGGGAAATTTTAGAAAAATATACCCGAGCTTTATTTGCCAAAGGAACAGCAATGGCTGCCGAAAGAGGTTTGATTTTAGTGGATACTAAATATGAATTTGGCTTATACAATGGTAAAATTATTTTAATAGACGAAATACATACGCCAGATTCTTCCCGATATTTTATAAAAGAGGGTTTTGAAGAAAGGCAAGTAAAAGGCGAAGCTCAGCAACATCTGTCTAAAGAATTTGTAAGAGAATGGTTAATGGCTAATGGGTTTCAAGGTAAAGAAGGGCAGCAAATGCCTGCTATGAGCGAAGAAGTAGTAAATAATATTTCTGAAAAATACATAGGTTTATATGCGCAAATAACAGGGAATAGGTTTGTAAAAAGCTCTGTTTCAGATATTGAAGAAAAAGTTAACCGGGCTTTAGCTTAA
- a CDS encoding 2OG-Fe(II) oxygenase — MSTTLSNEQLDAFAQQEYLIIDNFLPKQLAYKVLEDAKYWKAEEAFKKAGIGKLDNLIIKESYRSDKIKWINKADCLKNTKNYLDIIERLIMEFNRSFFLSLKDFESMYAIYPEGAFYKKHTDRFTQQPHRIISLVLYLNENWQETDQGQLLIYKENKTIKVNPIFNRLAMFKSELWHEVLPCKTPRYSITTWLKDQYNDINFL, encoded by the coding sequence ATGAGTACAACACTCTCCAATGAGCAATTAGACGCTTTTGCTCAGCAAGAATATTTGATTATAGATAATTTTTTGCCCAAACAGTTAGCTTATAAGGTTTTAGAAGATGCTAAATATTGGAAAGCCGAAGAAGCTTTTAAGAAAGCAGGTATTGGAAAGTTGGATAATCTTATAATTAAAGAAAGCTATAGAAGCGATAAAATAAAGTGGATTAATAAAGCAGATTGCTTAAAAAACACCAAAAATTATCTTGATATAATAGAAAGATTAATAATGGAGTTTAATCGGTCGTTTTTTTTATCGCTTAAAGATTTTGAAAGTATGTATGCCATTTATCCGGAAGGAGCTTTTTATAAAAAACACACCGATAGATTTACTCAACAACCACACCGAATTATTTCTTTGGTTTTATACCTAAATGAAAACTGGCAAGAAACCGACCAAGGTCAACTATTAATATATAAAGAAAATAAAACTATAAAAGTTAATCCCATTTTTAATAGATTAGCCATGTTTAAAAGCGAACTTTGGCACGAAGTATTGCCCTGCAAAACACCAAGATATAGCATTACTACTTGGCTGAAAGACCAGTATAACGACATTAATTTTTTATAA
- a CDS encoding replication-associated recombination protein A yields the protein MNKNIPLAERIRPQNLDNYFGQQHLIGKDKPIRKFIESKQLPSIIFWGPPGVGKTTLARILANESDAQFFQLSAVDSTVKDVRAILETAQKLPKVILFIDEIHRFNKAQQDSLLKAVENGTITLIGATTENPSFEVISALLSRCQVFTLKHLEKNDLDKLLHHAIDNDEVLKQKKINLKETDRLIAYSGGDARKLLNLLEMLVSQFGEKEKIVIENDVVKEKLTEYASLYDKSGEQHYDTISAFIKSIRGSDPNAALFYLARMIIAGEDPKFIARRLLILASEDIGNANPNALLLANNCFQAVNVIGYPESELILSQTTVYLATSLKSNASYKAIKLAKEMARKYPNAPIPMQIRNAPTKLMKDLNYGLGYQYAHDFENNFVDMEFMPKELAGQKLYEPGNNPHEHKQREFLKMRWKDKYEY from the coding sequence ATGAATAAAAATATTCCTTTAGCAGAACGTATCCGCCCACAAAATTTAGATAATTATTTTGGTCAGCAACATTTAATAGGAAAAGATAAACCTATAAGAAAGTTTATAGAGAGCAAACAGTTGCCATCTATCATTTTTTGGGGACCTCCGGGCGTGGGTAAAACTACATTGGCAAGAATTTTAGCCAATGAAAGCGATGCACAGTTTTTTCAATTGAGTGCTGTAGATAGCACTGTTAAAGATGTGCGTGCCATATTGGAAACAGCACAAAAACTGCCTAAAGTTATTTTGTTTATAGATGAAATACATCGCTTTAATAAAGCACAGCAAGATTCACTGCTTAAAGCGGTAGAAAATGGCACCATTACCTTAATAGGTGCTACTACAGAAAACCCCAGTTTTGAAGTGATAAGTGCTTTACTTTCTCGTTGTCAAGTGTTTACTTTAAAACATTTAGAAAAAAATGATTTAGACAAACTACTGCATCATGCTATTGATAATGATGAAGTATTAAAGCAGAAAAAGATAAATCTTAAAGAAACAGATAGACTTATAGCCTACAGCGGTGGCGATGCTCGCAAACTACTTAATTTATTGGAAATGTTAGTTAGCCAATTTGGCGAAAAAGAAAAAATAGTAATAGAAAATGATGTAGTAAAAGAAAAATTAACGGAGTATGCTTCTTTGTACGATAAAAGTGGCGAGCAGCATTATGATACTATTTCTGCTTTTATAAAATCTATAAGAGGCAGCGACCCCAATGCCGCTTTGTTTTATTTGGCAAGAATGATAATAGCAGGCGAAGACCCTAAATTTATAGCACGCAGGTTATTGATTTTAGCCAGTGAAGATATAGGCAATGCCAATCCTAATGCCTTGTTGTTGGCAAATAATTGTTTTCAGGCAGTTAATGTTATCGGCTATCCCGAATCGGAATTAATATTAAGCCAAACTACGGTATATTTAGCCACCAGTTTAAAAAGCAATGCCAGCTATAAAGCAATAAAATTAGCTAAAGAGATGGCTCGTAAATATCCTAATGCTCCTATTCCTATGCAAATACGCAATGCTCCCACCAAACTGATGAAAGATTTAAACTATGGCTTGGGCTATCAATATGCTCACGATTTTGAAAACAATTTTGTTGATATGGAATTTATGCCAAAAGAATTAGCAGGGCAAAAATTATATGAGCCGGGCAATAATCCACATGAACATAAACAACGGGAGTTTTTAAAAATGAGGTGGAAAGATAAATATGAGTATTAA
- the mnmD gene encoding tRNA (5-methylaminomethyl-2-thiouridine)(34)-methyltransferase MnmD, giving the protein MEKIATKDGSFTVKHAQINELYHSIHGAMQESKHVFIENGIALHKNKQQVSVFEMGLGTGLNALLTYKFAKENKIKVTYYCIEAYPMLAEDALQLNYTNTEDELAVFKQIHESEWNKVENIDEHFSLFKIKGKLEYTGLSFLKGIIDVIYFDAFAPTAQEELWQPDILSKMYGLLKTEGHLTTYCAKGQFKRDLKNVGFTVKAVAGPPGKREMTLAYKE; this is encoded by the coding sequence ATGGAAAAGATAGCAACAAAAGACGGTAGTTTTACGGTTAAGCATGCACAAATCAATGAACTTTATCATTCTATACACGGAGCTATGCAAGAAAGCAAGCACGTTTTTATAGAAAATGGGATTGCTTTACACAAAAATAAACAGCAAGTTTCTGTTTTTGAAATGGGCTTAGGTACAGGATTAAATGCTTTGCTTACATATAAATTTGCCAAAGAGAATAAAATTAAAGTTACTTATTATTGCATAGAAGCTTATCCTATGTTAGCAGAAGATGCTTTACAATTAAACTACACAAATACCGAAGATGAATTAGCTGTTTTTAAGCAAATACACGAAAGTGAGTGGAATAAAGTTGAAAATATAGATGAACATTTTAGCTTGTTTAAAATAAAAGGGAAATTAGAATATACGGGTTTATCATTTTTAAAAGGAATAATTGATGTTATCTATTTTGATGCTTTTGCTCCAACGGCACAAGAAGAACTTTGGCAACCCGATATTTTGAGTAAAATGTATGGTTTGTTAAAAACTGAAGGACACTTAACTACCTACTGTGCTAAAGGGCAGTTTAAGAGAGATTTAAAAAATGTAGGTTTTACGGTAAAAGCCGTTGCCGGCCCTCCGGGCAAAAGAGAAATGACTTTAGCGTATAAGGAATAG
- a CDS encoding arginine decarboxylase: MKIKYIDIIDQTFYFPQEEFRLDEENDTLLYYDIPLMDIIEEHGTPLKLTYLPKISSQIKKAKNYFERAFIINDYKGKYFYSYCTKSSHFSFVIKEALKNDIHLETSSAFDIDIVRKVHEQGFFPKDRFIICNGFKPKKYIENVAGLVNDGFKNVVPIFDNWYEPDLLTEELQKPTQCGIRIASEEEPKFEFYTSRLGIGYKDVLAFYKEEIRDNKKLKLKMLHFFINTGIKDTAYYWSELLKAVKVYCELKKICPTLDTLNIGGGLPIKNSLSFNYDYEYMIEEIVRQIKTYCNNDGIAEPDIFTEFGSYTVGGSGALLLKVLDQKRQNDRERWNMIDSSFMTNLPDAWALSKRFVMLAVNNWYDEYERVLLGGLTCDSDDYYNSEAHANAIYMPKFNRRKKQYIGFFHTGAYQETIGGFGGIHHCLIPQPKHLILNRDEQGNLTQEVFSEEQKAEDMIKILGY, from the coding sequence ATGAAAATAAAATATATAGACATTATAGACCAAACCTTCTATTTCCCTCAAGAAGAGTTTAGGTTAGATGAAGAAAATGATACTTTACTGTATTATGATATTCCATTAATGGACATAATAGAAGAGCATGGCACGCCTTTAAAACTGACGTATTTGCCTAAAATTTCAAGTCAAATTAAAAAAGCAAAAAACTATTTTGAAAGAGCTTTTATTATTAACGATTACAAGGGCAAATATTTTTATTCTTATTGTACTAAAAGCTCTCATTTTTCTTTTGTGATAAAAGAGGCACTTAAAAATGATATTCATTTAGAAACTTCATCCGCTTTTGATATAGATATAGTAAGAAAAGTGCATGAACAAGGATTTTTCCCAAAGGATAGATTTATAATATGTAATGGATTTAAACCTAAAAAATATATTGAAAACGTAGCAGGCTTAGTAAATGATGGCTTTAAAAATGTAGTGCCTATTTTTGATAATTGGTACGAGCCCGATTTGCTTACCGAAGAACTTCAAAAACCAACCCAATGCGGTATCAGAATAGCCAGTGAAGAAGAGCCAAAATTTGAGTTTTATACTTCACGGTTGGGAATAGGCTACAAAGATGTATTAGCTTTTTATAAAGAGGAAATAAGAGATAATAAAAAGCTAAAATTGAAAATGCTTCATTTCTTTATTAATACAGGTATAAAAGATACGGCTTATTATTGGAGTGAATTATTAAAAGCAGTAAAAGTATATTGTGAATTGAAGAAAATTTGCCCTACGCTTGATACTTTAAATATAGGTGGTGGATTGCCTATAAAAAACTCACTTTCTTTTAATTATGACTATGAATACATGATAGAAGAAATAGTAAGACAAATAAAAACCTATTGCAATAATGACGGCATTGCAGAACCGGATATTTTTACAGAATTTGGTAGCTACACCGTAGGCGGAAGCGGAGCTTTACTTTTAAAAGTATTAGACCAAAAACGCCAAAACGATAGAGAAAGATGGAATATGATAGATAGTTCTTTTATGACCAATTTGCCGGACGCATGGGCATTGAGCAAGAGATTTGTTATGCTGGCAGTAAATAATTGGTATGATGAATATGAGCGGGTGCTTTTAGGCGGCTTAACCTGCGATAGTGATGATTATTACAACTCTGAAGCACACGCTAATGCTATTTATATGCCTAAATTTAACCGAAGAAAAAAACAATATATCGGATTTTTTCATACGGGAGCTTACCAAGAAACCATAGGTGGTTTTGGAGGCATACATCATTGCTTAATACCGCAGCCCAAGCATTTGATTTTAAACCGAGATGAACAAGGAAATTTAACCCAAGAAGTATTTTCTGAAGAGCAAAAAGCAGAAGATATGATAAAGATATTAGGATACTAA
- a CDS encoding type II toxin-antitoxin system HipA family toxin, whose amino-acid sequence MRINVLYKGNLVGKVAEKDNKYYFKYEDTFIQSGIELSPLMMPLAKSLGKIYDFNHLYFNTFHGLPGLLADAIPDKFGNEILNTWLLKEGKTIEHLSSLERLAYIGKRGMGALEFEPELNTEHKWTQNAISLNELSDLSKLIVKNKSDKALKINNQNLLTLFDVGTSAGGARAKAVVLINPRTMEILPEQNKYVKGFAPSIIKFDTVSEKSNQSTNICLFEMAYYDMARKADIDMMPSKLIEENNRFHFATKRFDRTPKYEKIHTQTLCGIGHYNFRDFEQNSYEKLFYVARTINVSYQEKVQLFKRMLFNVVCRNQDDHTKNFAFLYYNNKWRIAPAYDLVYNYDAKGLFTQLHKMSINGKRDNFVWKDFEGIANDNAIKKPKEILEEVIEAAGLFPHIASKYGINKEISHKMHRTFRMKWN is encoded by the coding sequence ATGCGTATAAATGTTTTATATAAAGGCAATTTAGTAGGCAAAGTAGCCGAAAAAGACAATAAGTACTACTTTAAGTATGAAGATACTTTTATACAAAGTGGCATTGAGTTGTCGCCATTAATGATGCCACTTGCTAAAAGTTTAGGAAAAATATACGATTTCAACCATTTATATTTTAATACTTTTCATGGCTTGCCCGGCTTATTGGCAGATGCCATACCCGATAAATTTGGGAATGAAATACTCAATACTTGGCTACTGAAAGAAGGAAAAACAATAGAACATTTAAGCAGCTTAGAACGCTTGGCATATATAGGCAAAAGAGGTATGGGAGCATTAGAATTTGAACCCGAATTAAATACAGAACACAAGTGGACACAAAATGCCATTTCCTTAAATGAATTAAGCGATTTATCTAAATTGATAGTAAAAAATAAAAGCGATAAAGCTCTTAAAATAAATAACCAAAATTTACTTACACTTTTTGATGTAGGAACATCGGCAGGAGGAGCAAGGGCTAAAGCGGTGGTGTTAATTAACCCAAGAACTATGGAAATTTTGCCCGAACAGAACAAGTATGTTAAGGGTTTTGCCCCAAGTATTATAAAATTTGATACGGTTTCTGAGAAAAGTAATCAAAGTACAAACATCTGCTTGTTTGAAATGGCATATTATGATATGGCAAGAAAAGCAGATATAGATATGATGCCTTCCAAACTAATTGAAGAAAATAATAGATTTCATTTTGCTACAAAACGCTTTGACAGAACACCTAAATACGAAAAAATTCACACACAAACTTTATGTGGTATTGGACACTATAATTTTAGAGATTTTGAACAAAATTCCTACGAAAAGTTATTTTATGTAGCAAGGACTATTAATGTTTCTTATCAAGAGAAAGTACAGCTTTTTAAAAGAATGCTTTTTAATGTAGTGTGTAGAAACCAAGATGACCACACTAAAAATTTTGCTTTTTTGTATTATAACAATAAATGGCGTATTGCTCCTGCCTACGATTTGGTTTACAATTATGACGCAAAAGGACTTTTTACACAGTTGCACAAAATGAGCATAAACGGCAAAAGAGATAATTTTGTTTGGAAAGATTTTGAAGGTATAGCCAATGATAATGCCATAAAAAAGCCTAAAGAAATTTTAGAAGAAGTAATAGAAGCAGCCGGTTTGTTTCCTCATATTGCATCAAAATATGGAATAAATAAAGAAATTAGCCATAAAATGCATCGCACCTTTAGAATGAAGTGGAATTAA
- a CDS encoding PaaI family thioesterase, with protein MEDINFDVFLENYEQMNTYMRHNGIKHRILEAGKTETSMQILEHHISSPGVAHGGSMAGFMDSVLGFCALTAAIPDGNLVSTVEFKLNYFKPIHFQDKLLGKAVVLRKGKSFIITRAEVWRGDEMVAHGQGTFNVYPLAKRIDNISV; from the coding sequence ATGGAAGATATTAATTTTGATGTTTTTTTAGAAAATTATGAGCAAATGAACACTTATATGCGTCATAATGGAATAAAACACAGAATATTAGAAGCAGGAAAAACAGAAACAAGCATGCAGATATTAGAACACCATATAAGCTCTCCGGGAGTGGCACATGGTGGTTCTATGGCGGGATTTATGGATAGCGTTTTAGGCTTTTGTGCATTAACTGCCGCTATTCCCGATGGCAATTTAGTAAGCACAGTAGAGTTTAAACTCAACTATTTTAAACCTATTCATTTTCAAGATAAATTGTTGGGCAAGGCTGTAGTGCTACGCAAAGGAAAATCATTTATAATAACCCGTGCAGAAGTATGGCGTGGAGATGAAATGGTAGCACATGGGCAAGGAACTTTTAATGTTTACCCTCTGGCTAAAAGAATAGATAACATTTCTGTTTAA
- a CDS encoding helix-turn-helix transcriptional regulator produces the protein MANYGKTDNYIIQELGGRIKSLRKEKGLSQTALMELTGLNRISISKMENGENFTIHSLIKVMRALNCLDDIDLLFAKKDDDLHKLFE, from the coding sequence ATGGCAAATTACGGCAAAACTGATAATTATATTATACAAGAATTAGGCGGTAGGATTAAATCTTTACGAAAAGAAAAAGGTTTATCTCAAACAGCACTTATGGAGCTTACCGGACTCAACAGAATTAGCATTTCTAAAATGGAAAATGGAGAAAACTTCACTATCCATAGTCTTATTAAAGTAATGCGTGCACTAAATTGTTTAGATGATATTGATTTATTGTTTGCCAAAAAAGATGATGATTTACACAAATTATTTGAATAA
- a CDS encoding response regulator transcription factor yields the protein MQNQDIKILLADDEDDTLEFIKYNLENEGYQIFTAEDGMQAIEQAKKHQPHLIILDVMMPNMDGVETCNELRKLPDFQETIITFLTARHEDYSQIAGFDAGADDYISKPIKPRLLVSKIKSLLRRISREKTQNIIEEGGIKADIAQRLVFKNDEELFLPKKEFNLLCLLMSKPGRVFTREEILTKVWGTETIVVDRTIDVHIRKLREKLGNDLFVTVKGVGYKFNA from the coding sequence ATGCAAAATCAAGATATCAAAATACTGCTGGCAGACGATGAAGATGATACATTAGAGTTTATTAAGTACAATTTAGAAAATGAAGGCTATCAAATATTTACAGCCGAAGATGGCATGCAAGCTATAGAACAAGCTAAAAAACATCAGCCCCATTTAATTATTTTAGATGTAATGATGCCCAATATGGACGGAGTAGAAACCTGCAATGAACTAAGAAAATTGCCCGATTTCCAAGAAACTATTATTACTTTTCTTACAGCAAGGCACGAAGATTACTCTCAAATAGCGGGTTTTGATGCCGGAGCAGATGATTATATTTCTAAGCCTATTAAACCAAGATTATTAGTTAGTAAAATTAAAAGTTTACTTAGAAGAATTAGCAGAGAGAAAACGCAAAATATTATAGAAGAAGGAGGTATAAAAGCCGATATAGCTCAACGATTGGTTTTTAAAAATGATGAAGAATTGTTTTTGCCTAAAAAAGAATTTAATTTACTTTGTTTGCTAATGTCTAAACCGGGAAGGGTTTTTACCAGAGAAGAAATACTGACCAAGGTATGGGGTACAGAAACCATAGTGGTAGATAGAACCATAGATGTGCATATAAGAAAACTGCGTGAAAAATTGGGTAATGATTTATTTGTAACAGTTAAAGGCGTAGGCTACAAATTTAACGCATGA